The genomic window ACTAAACCATCAGATCAAGCTCTGCATTTCGCAAAAGGGGCGGATTGATTTTATTTTGATCGGTTGTGAATTTAAAGTCTTCTCAGGCTTTTCAGATGGGATATCAAGTCTTTCGGCCCGAAGCGTGCATAGTAAGCTTCTGCTCTCGTTACGAGCCTAGCCTAGCATTTCCTTTCGCTTCAGACAGATAGATGGGGTGGAGGTACACTCCTCATCGGTAAGGCGCGCAGACTCTCCTGTGAACAGAACCTCATCGCTCGCATATCTGATGCTTTTCGAGCGTCTAGTCAAGCGTCACTTTCAACGCTCGCTGATATTTTACAACTGCACCTGGTCAAGCAGTCGAGCGAACGGCTCCGCCCCGTATAAAGTGTGAAGGAGAGGTTTCACCTTGCCGCATAATAATAATACCCTTCATTTCAATTCACGCAGATTTCAGTCTCGTCACCAGATGCTCAGCCTAGAGTCCTTCCAATCAATACCGCGATTTGGTGTGGACAGGTGTAACAAGATTGAGAGTGGTGAGAGTTAACAGGCTACGCTACAACAGGATGGGCGTGTAGAGACTTTGATCAGCCTACGGCGACGACTTCGTTCTTCTACTGTACCCCTAAAGATGACATGCATCGATGTTCCGGGGTTATTGAGGTAATCCATCACTCTTTTGAAATGTCAGCAGTATCTGGACTTGAACAGTCACCCTTCTACAACACCGTGAAGTAAAGCCCTGGCAGCCCTCTCCCCCCCTTCGCATTCCTTCGCCTTCGATCCGCTTCGTGTTTTGCCCCTGAGACGAAACACTTCACCCATCTCTATGGCATGACGCAGGGTGTGCAGGAATGCTGTCGGTGCTGAGGCCGAAAGCCGTGTATATTGGCTTGACTGATTGTGTAGGTCCGCGCCCAAACGTTCATGGGCTTGATCGATGCTACGTAAAACCGTTTCAAACTGTAGGTTGTGTGAGCAGTGTATAGTGATATCGGAGAAAGGATATGTACCGTCCAAGAAGTCAGCGGCAATTAACAGCTCCAAGCACAGCTCAGGCGGGATGTCCATGTCCGAGACATCCTTACTGTCTGCATGCTTCTGGTTGTAGTAGAGGTATTCGCAAACTTTCTCGAGCACAACGCCACTTCTCGTGGTTAGCTGCACGTCTTCGTCGGAGCATTGCGGATGCGGATGTTCAAATGCGAAGGGTAGGGGTGGTGTACTTGATCGTAGGGAATTCCATGCGGTTTCGCGCTGTTTCTTGGAAGCCAGCTGCAAGTATTGTCAGCTTCTCGCTGTCGTGATAACACTGAAACACCTGCTTACATTCGGGGTTCATCGCTCTCTTGATCGTGCCTGCAATGCAGGCCGCCGAGCGCAACAGCTTGAACTCGTAGCCATCGTTGGACACAAGCGTCACATACTCAGTCGTCTTCTCGTCGCTCATTGTCGAAAGAGACTTTGGTATCGGGGGTGCAAGGCGTTAGCTGACGATTGACAGTTACAAAGTAAGCTGAGAAGGATGGAGTTCGTAAGGACAAAATCGCGCCATCACGTGTACTGTGTTGCGTCATTGGCCAACATTGTCCTGACAGTCATCTCACGACATTGTGCCGCCTTTCTCTGCGACATCACGTCCTTCACATGTTCCATAACCTTGCACTTCATCAGGCACTTCCTGTCGTGGGTATAGTTTGACGCAAGAAACGGTGAACCAGCGTGGACCTGCCTCTTTGAGCTATGAGCTGCCCCGCTGGACCACCCCGCGCGACGCCTGTCGGACCTGAAATCGGAGTGTATTCGAGATAGGTAGCATGGCTGCAGACGCGATTGCCGCTCTTGTTCAAATACCAGAGCCGCCCATACATATCCTTGTTAGCGATTTAATCAAATCGATCTAGCATCAACATGAGGTGGAGGAAAGCGTCGTTACTGGCGTTGCCAGCTCTTGCCTCGGCACACGGCTCTCATCACGCGCACCAAGAGGCGTTCTCACAGGACCGTCTTGACGAATTAGAGCAGAAATGGGGAACTGATGTGAGCGTTACAAGTCATACTTTGGTCACGACTGACCTGTACGCAGTGGGGTTTCAGCGGCATATCGACATTTGCTCATCTGCCGCACACACGATGCTTGACCCACCCTGAGACAGCTTACGACATTGCCATTCTCGGTGCACCCTTCGATACAGCAGTCTCTTACCGACCAGGCGCTCGGTTTGGCCCTCGAGCCATTCGCTCTGGCTCAGCACGCCAGACGTCCTTCCGAGGCTACAACGCACGCGCCGGCCTCAATCCTTTCACATCATGGGCGAACATCGTGGATTGTGGTGACATCCCAATCACACCCTTCGACAATGCTCTCGCTCTGCGACAGATGAGCGAAGCCTACCTGGAGCTTGCAGGGCGAGGGCCTACTGAGAAGAGCACTGAGAGTGGGGTGAAGTACTTTAACAAGCCGAAGGTCATCACGCTGGGTGGTGACCACAGCGTTGCTCTGCCTGCACTCAGGGCTCTGAACAAGGCATATGGTCAGCCCATCACAGTTGTGCATTTCGACGCACATTTGGACACATGGCACCCAGCCAAGTATCCCTCTGCATGGATTGATCCTGAAGACCCCACAACACAGTCTTTCTTGAACCATGGTAGCATGTTCTGGCTAGCATCGACCGAGGGTCTTGTTGCGAATGGCTCGAGCGTGCACGCTGGACTGAGGACCAGGTTATCAGGCGACGATGCGACAGATTACGAAGACGACACGAATCAGGGGTGGATGCGCATCTCTACCGATGACATTGACGACATAGGGACAAAGGGCATCATCGATTCCATCATGGGTCGCGTTGGCACAGATATGCCAGTATACCTAAGCATCGATATTGACGTCATTGACCCGGGCCTGGCACCTGCAACAGGTACACCTGAACCGGGAGGTTGGTCTACCAGAGAACTTATCAGAATTCTGAGAGGCATTGAGAGTCTGAACGTTGTTGGTGCGGATATTGTCGAAGTCAGCCCTGCATACGACAGCTCCGCGGAGGTCACCAGCGTTGCTGCAGCGCAAGTAGTCTACGAAGTTCTCACGAGCATTGTTCGCAAAGGATTGACTGAGCAGGCCAGGACTGGAAGTGTCAAAAGTAGTGAGAAGGATGAGTTGTAGAGGAGTGCAGCTGATTGTAGATGGTGGTAGCTTTTGGGTCGAAGCAACTTCACAGGATGTGTATGCCGCTAAGAATTCCACGCACTCTCAACAACAACGTTAGATTAAGAAATCTCCGAAACAATCGTACAACCCAAAGATGCTCCGTCATCAATATATCAAAAAAAAATTAAAAAATTGTAAGCAAATAACTGCTTCCTGTTGCCAAGCGATGGAAGACCCTACGTCATGACTTGCGCATCATCAGTCTACTAAAGGAGTCAACAGATTTGCACGACCGTTTTACAATCTTATCACAACGGAGCACCGCACAACCATGGAACACTACGCACCCCATCCGAGTTCTCAGTTCGAGGGCTTCTACTCGAAATTCGACTTCGAAAGCGGCGCGCACATCGCTCTCATCATCTGCTCAGTACCAAAGGCTTCGACACGACCACACATGGTATCCTTTACCTACTATCCTAAATCCGGCTCTCCAATCTTCCAACGCGAAGAGTTTGTGGACAGCATCGAACGAAACATCACAGACACAAGCAGCAATGCTTTCGAACTTCGCATCCCAGGCATAGGCTACATGGCCGTGCACGCCAACGGTACTACATCGTACCGTCTTAGTGCACCAGAATGGAGTCTCGAAGCAGACAGCGATTCTGTAACGACCTGGAGGGCTGATAAAAACACCCCCGAAGGATGGATGATCAACCTCCCCCTACCGTTGCACTGGCACGTGCACAGCATCAACTCACCTTGTTCATTTGTACTCTCGATCCCGCCTCTGGGTGACGACCATCCTGTTGCGGACCGCAAAGGCCGCGGGCACATCCATCAAGAAAAGAACTGGGCAAACAGCTTCCCCGATGCTCATATGTGGGTTCAGGCCTTCAACACCAACGACCAGACGGGCGTCTGTCTCGCCGGCGGCAAGATTATGGGACAAACAGCGTATATGCTCGGGTATCGCTCAAACGATCTGGTTCTGGACTTCGTTCCCCCGTTCTCAGTCTCATATTTGAACATGCCATTCCTAAGCCCATTCATGAGCGTCGATATCGACTGGGAAACCCGCTCATTCTCCATCTCAGTATCAAATTACGTGAACAAACTCGAGCTGAAGGCGCGGGCACCAAAAGAGCCAGGCTGGTTCGGTCTGGCAAGTCCGTTTCCTGATGGTCACAGGCCGAACTTTTGCCGCGAGAGCTTTATCGCGACGATTGACGTTACAATTTATGAGAGCGAGGGGTGGATGCCTTGGCATGGGTGGAAAAAGGTCAGGATAGAGAGATTTGAAAACGCGAGCCTGGAATTCGCGGGAGGATATTATCCCGAGAGGGGAGAATCAAAAGAAGAATAAACATATCAGGATAAGGTACGAGGGGAAGTCCATGCGCACAGTTCAAGCGAGTCAAAGGGCGGGATTGAGGAACTATACAAGGCTTTGGGAACGACATGAAGGATCAAATCAGATATGAAGCGAATGGGGATGCACAGCTAAGATGGAACACTTCTGCACTTCTACTTTGTCCGAGAATCGACCAGAGTACGGCACAGGGCTGGCAATTTGAGGCTAAACGGATATTTGCGCCCTTTGCTGACATTCCCAAACCGTACTCCATCACACAAATCAGGCAGGTGCCACCAATGCCACGCTACTGCGCCTCGACTGCACGAACGAGACCTTTACCACAGTAATTGCCAGAGTACACTCCCAAGCGCATCGAATACGATTGAGAAAAACGGTGCTTTGTCTTCGATCCCTATGGCTTTCCTGGATAGGACTGGCAGTACAAGGAAGCGGTCTCGTGCTTGTGAAGAGTGCCATCGTCTCAAGATCAAATGTGACGTAAGCACATCACTTGGAGGGACTTGTGAGCGATGCAGCCGCACCAATTTAGAGTGCATCCCAGCGGCACCACGTCTCCAGCGCAATCGCATCAACGAACTCGAAGTCCAAATCCAGGAACTCAGGAAAGCATTGCGGaagcagagcagtagcacATCGCCCAGCTCCTCGCTAGAGGATTATGATGCCGCTGTATTGGCATTCTTAGACGCCCGCATCCCGCCAAGTAAGCAACAAAAATTGCTTTCCCTGTATGCACACCATGCGGGAGCCGCCTGGCCTGTCGTTCGTCTGCCGATGAAGCTGAATTATATTCGCGCGAGATCTCCAGTCTTACTGCTCTCTGTGGTGGTGTTTTCCGTCACGCAGAATGCGCAAGGTACTGAACTCGAAGTACACGATGAGCTTGTGCGAGAGACAATGCGTATCCTCGGAGACGAAGTCATAAGTAAGGGGCAGAGATCCCTGGAACTCGTGCAGGCTCTGCTTGTAGCCACTTTCTGGAGCAAATCGACGCGGAAGGGGCAGCAAGTTAGTTGCTATCAACTCGTTCAGTTAGCTACCGATATGGCTATTGACCTTGGAATCGCCGGACCTTTGTTGCAGCCTTCTCCTGCGGCGTACTTCTCCATGCATGAGGATCCTACATCTTTTGAAGCACGCCGGACTTGGCTTGCCTGCTTTGTGGCGCTTTCAACATCGTCCATCAGTACGCGCCGGCCAATTGCAGTCTCTTGGGACGCTCACCATCGGGAATGTCTCCTACACCTGGAAAGTACAGGCGATCCATCCGACATCTTGCTTTGCCAGATCGTCCGCATCATCCAACTGGTTGACGAGATATCGAATTGCTTGTGTCTCTGTCAATCAGCGGTCTTCGTAGATGGAAACGATTACAATACTTACGCTACGGTTAAGCACTTGAAATCCAAGGTCGATGCATGGGTAGCTCAGATTCCACCCAGTCTCGCGTCATCGCAGACGCTCAAAGTCTGGCAACACGTAGCCATGGTCTACATCTACGAGCTTGTCCTTCACACTCCTACAAATAAGGCATCGTTCGCAGCACCCTTCATCCCGGGACGTATTATCGTAAAAGACTTCCCAAAGCCAGCAAACATCATCCCTTTTCTACAAACCGCGCTCGAGGCTTTAATCCAACACTGTCACGCCGTCATCAATACTGCCACAGAGATGGACCCTACCCTGATTCTCGGTCTTCCTACGTTTTGTTTTGCCCCTACTGTCTTATACTCACTCTTCGTGTTGGTCAATCTCTTGGTAGCATCTACAGACCCAACAAACACCTACGGGCAGTGTCTATCAAAGGACAACTTTCGTATAGAGCAGTGCGGTCTGAAGCTGCGTATGTTGACGGCACACATGACGTCTCTTGACCCGGCGATGAGTTGTTTCACAACCCGTTTGTTTGATGCGACGTCGTGGTTGGAGCAATGGTACGGCGACTACAGTACTATCCTTGGGCGTTATGAGACGAACCTGTTGAAAGACACAGAAATGACTTGATTGCTGTGCCGAACGACAATTTACGGGCGTTCTTTAGATACTGGGGAAGCGTCAATCCAAATCGCTTGCTTGTACGGGCAGGGGTCCGGCAGATTTTGGCCGTCCCCACTCGTGCAGGTGTGTTTGCTGACCGGAATCTTAAGGCGTCGTCATACCTAGGTAGCGGTCAGGCTCCCTGAAGCCTCGAAATCCGGGAGCCCAAAACCATGATCTATACTTCCGCGCGCGATTTCACCACAATTGGCATATTGCTCGCTCCCCCTGGCCGCTCGCTGTGGAGTCGGTAAATTTTGGCCGTCTCGTTGCGGACGATGTGTTTGCTGATTGGTCCACGGCTTGCTGCATGTCTTGGCATGGCTGTGCATCTTGGGGCAGCCTGGGAATTAAGACTTCACAATACATCAAGCGAAGAATTACGGGGGTCTAATCATAGGATCAGTGTGCTTTACCCTGATCATGGGACCTCAACCACGACAAATTTGTCTTGTATAGTCGTCATGATTATCAGCGAGCTTTTCTCTATAGTGGAAGACTGGAGGCCTTGGTATGAGTTGAGTATAAGAGCACTCCAAGCTCACCACTTGCCAGGACATCACTCTACAGTTTCGCATCATACGTCTCCTTCTCATCTCTGAAGTAACCTGC from Ascochyta rabiei chromosome 2, complete sequence includes these protein-coding regions:
- a CDS encoding elongin C: MSDEKTTEYVTLVSNDGYEFKLLRSAACIAGTIKRAMNPESGFQETARNRMEFPTINGVVLEKVCEYLYYNQKHADSKDVSDMDIPPELCLELLIAADFLDV
- a CDS encoding elongin C, variant 2, with the protein product MSDEKTTEYVTLVSNDGYEFKLLRSAACIAGTIKRAMNPESGFQETARNRMEFPTIKYTTPTLRI
- a CDS encoding Agmatinase; translated protein: MRWRKASLLALPALASAHGSHHAHQEAFSQDRLDELEQKWGTDWGFSGISTFAHLPHTRCLTHPETAYDIAILGAPFDTAVSYRPGARFGPRAIRSGSARQTSFRGYNARAGLNPFTSWANIVDCGDIPITPFDNALALRQMSEAYLELAGRGPTEKSTESGVKYFNKPKVITLGGDHSVALPALRALNKAYGQPITVVHFDAHLDTWHPAKYPSAWIDPEDPTTQSFLNHGSMFWLASTEGLVANGSSVHAGLRTRLSGDDATDYEDDTNQGWMRISTDDIDDIGTKGIIDSIMGRVGTDMPVYLSIDIDVIDPGLAPATGTPEPGGWSTRELIRILRGIESLNVVGADIVEVSPAYDSSAEVTSVAAAQVVYEVLTSIVRKGLTEQARTGSVKSSEKDEL